The following proteins are co-located in the Mus caroli chromosome 7, CAROLI_EIJ_v1.1, whole genome shotgun sequence genome:
- the Rassf7 gene encoding ras association domain-containing protein 7, whose protein sequence is MVLELVAMELKVWVDGIQRVVCGVSEQTTCQEVVIALAQAIGQTGRFVLVQRLREKERQLLPQECPVGAQATCGQFANDVQFILRRTGPSLSGRPSSDNCPPPERCPVRASLPPKPSAIPGREPRKALTFNFRCPKPVPSPSIPEPAALVGPIPDGFADLQDLELRIQRNTEELGHEAFWEQELQREQAREREGQARLQALSAATAEHAARLEALDAQACALEAELRLAAEAPGPPSATASAAERLRQDLATQERHSLEMQGTLALVSQALEAAEHALQAQAQELEELNRELRQCNLQQFIQQTGAALPPPPPQLDRTIPSTQDLLSPNREELQGVPQSHILVSSLSPEVPPMRQSSWR, encoded by the exons ATGGTCTTGGAGCTTGTGGCCATGGAGCTGAAGGTCTGGGTGGACGGCATCCAGAGGGTGGTCTGTGGGGTCTCAGAACAGACCACCTGCCAAGAAGTGGTCATTGCGCTGGCCCAAGCTATAG GCCAGACAGGTCGATTTGTCCTTGTCCAGCGTCTTAGGGAGAAGGAACGACAGCTGCTGCCGCAGGAGTGTCCAGTGGGAGCCCAGGCCACCTGTGGACAGTTTGCCAATGATGTTCAGTTTATCCTGAGGCGGACAGGGCCTAGCCTGTCTGGGAGGCCCTCCTCAGACAACTGTCCACCCCCAGAACGATGCCCAGTTCGAGCCAGCCTTCCCCCAAAGCCATCGGCAATACCAGGCCGTGAGCCACGCAAAGCACTGACCTTCAACTTTAGATGTCCCAAGCCGGTCCCCAGCCCATCTATTCCTGAGCCTGCAGCCCTGGTAGGACCCATACCAGATGGCTTTGCAGACCTGCAAGACCTAGAACTCAGGATACAGAGGAACACTGAGGAGCTAGGCCATGAGGCCTTCTGGGAGCAAGAACTGCAACGAGAACAAGCCAGGGAGCGCGAGGGACAGGCACGCCTGCAAGCACTGAGTGCAGCTACTGCTGAGCATGCTGCCCGGCTGGAGGCCCTGGATGCCCAGGCCTGTGCCCTGGAGGCAGAGCTTCGACTGGCTGCTGAGGCCCCTGGTCCTCCTTCAGCCACAGCGTCTGCTGCTGAGCGCCTACGCCAGGACCTAGCCACCCAGGAGCGGCATAGTCTGGAGATGCAGGGCACCTTGGCCTTGGTGAGCCAGGCTCTGGAGGCTGCTGAGCACGCTCTGCAG GCCCAGGctcaggagctggaggagctgaacaGGGAACTCCGTCAGTGCAACCTGCAACAGTTCATCCAGCAGACAGGGGCTGCattgccaccaccacctccacagcTGGATAGAACCATCCCCAGCACACAG GACCTTCTGTCTCCAAATAGAGAAGAACTCCAGGGAGTCCCCCAGAGCCACATCCTAGTGTCCAGCCTGAGTCCCGAGG TTCCCCCCATGAGGCAGAGCTCCTGGAGGTAG